A segment of the Huiozyma naganishii CBS 8797 chromosome 12, complete genome genome:
ATGTTCCACCTTCTTTCATTTGTTTGCTAAAATAATGCCAACAAGTTATCTGATATAAAATAACAACATATCCTAGCCTCAAACAATTTCTGattcaatattttcaaaatgaaaagtTTCTGTATAACGGTTATCATCACATTACTACAGCTGATATCCACTGTTTTGGGGATCTCTCTTTATGGAGACAACGTTGACCGACTCTGGAGTAGAGAGTTGGAAACTATATGCCCTGTTGCGACTGTTCAGCATGGGTGCCCTCATCTCGATTTTGAGCACTTTTACGAGacagaaaatatcaaccCAAAGTTCTCCCTTGATTTAACAGACGTAAGGTGGCTTCCAAACCAGAAGTTATACCAAGTTACTATCCGTGCTTACATAACGAATGGAGAGAAGATAGATTTAAAATATCTGTGGTCTTTGAAAGCTATCGGTTTGTCCATGGGCACACATCAAATTTATGGTTTCAACGAAGGAGTGCTTCCAGAAGGTTTTGACCCATCCGATTTTACCACAACCTTCTTGATTAGAGGCCGCCCGGATTATGAAGAATGTATAGTGTGGTTAGACTACtttcaacttcaatttgAGTTTTTAGACGGTCATACAGGTCAGTATAGGTCAGACTGGTATAGGGAAGGATTTGGAAACTCTCATTTTGATTTGTCAGTTGGTTGCCATAATTCGAATAATTATGGACAATCGAAGGTGGGACTTCCAAACTATTATTGGCCATTAGAATGTGGAGATGCAGATTGTCATAATACCGTAAAAACTAGCTCATTGCCTCCAGAGACATCCAGTCATCCGTTACCCCCCTCCAGTTCGAGCATGCATGCGACCTTCCGGACCACCATGGATCCTGCGTTCACGTCTCTTGCGACTAGTTCGAGTACTTTTGAAACTACCAGCCACCCACCACCTCCTGCCAGTTCAAATGTTGTCGTTTCACTTGAAACCTCCAATGAACCAGTCTCGACATGGTCAACCGATAAGATTGCAGATACAACCAGTTCTCGCCATATAATCCCATCACCAATATACTATAGCTCTGTCAAACCAGCAGAGTCAGAAGACCGTGAGAGTTTCACGGCCAGGCCATCACCTGTAACTTCCAGCTTGATTGAGAGCCCTACTTTTACACTACCAATCCCTGCTACTGCCTCTCAAAGAACACAAATAACACCAGGTATAATTCTCTCAGAAACCACcgatttgaagtttgaaaTAACACCTCATCCAGTGACGACTGTCACTCCTGTTGAAGAGAGCGGTACCACAGGATACACTCGTGGTGAAATGTCCACTCACAATGTTTATACTTTTGCCGGAATTGCAAACTCAGTGAATCCAGCAATTTTGGGCTCcatctttttgaatttgCTTTTGGTCGTACTTTAAACACCTATTTATATTATTATAATAGCATTTTTATGATTGCATATAAATTGAAATGTTtagtttcttgtttctttacTATTCCGTTGCTCTAGGCGTGGTTCCTTTACGGAGTACTAAAAATGTTTTAAAGAATCTTCCCAAAATTTGACCGTTCAAGGTGTAGGGTGGATTTCGAGTCAGAACCAATACCAAGCTACTATACACATTGTTTAATCTCATTAGACTATGTCCAATTTCAATATGAACATTCAAACGGCCATACTGTTAGATTATAATCTGTATGTATATCCTCATCCCAGACGATAATGAGATGGAGAATTATTGtatataaataaaaattCCAATCTCACTTACCGTTTGAAATATAAGATAATGGTTGTTTGATCGTCCTGTTATTAGTTCACCGCCACCAAGGATGAGATAAGGTCCACTACCTCTCTTAAATCTAAGAAAGTATGATACAGCCCATATATTCAAGTACTGATGGTATTTCTTGGTTGTACCTTTAATATACGCCGGCTCATGTAGGGCAGGCTTTTCTCTAAATATGGTGCGATATATCTTAATCGACCTCCTCTTTTTAGACGGATTTTCTAATGTACGTTTCTTCGTAGGAGGAATCTCCCTTCGAACAACATGCTACCAATTTACTCTTCagtaaaaaaatagaaatCTAGAGCTGGGCTATAATTAAAATGCcaattttctgttggatCTTGATGCGAGAAAAGCAATCGtttttttggaaatgaGTTGTAAACTGACTGGTCTCACGAATGATACACTTAGGGAACTAATCGCCTTGATAGCACTACGCCAAGATTCTTTCTACAACGTGACTTAATTATTTAGAGTTAAAACCTGTCATAAAACGTATAGAGAAACCTCAGTATGAAGCACAATACTGTTCCTTATGTCCCTATATTCAAAGTCATTGAATATACCTGCACTCTAAAATCCATCGTATAGAGAAAAGGTCCTACATTGGGGACCGGCCTATTTTAAATACTGTCTTTCATTACTGAAGCAATGTAGCGAGGTGTCAGAGGTCTGGACTCACAATTTTGCCAAATTGAGCAATGAGAGAAAGATTTAGGGGTTATTAAACTATGTACCCTGTGGGAATAATGAACTTAACGGAGCTGAGGGAGGTAGATTAGATATATGTATCAAGCCTACCATCTCATGTGCGAAGTGCTCAGTGTATTTTACAAAGCAGTTTCCAGACCCGATGACCACACACGCCATCTGGTTACCTTCTTCCCCGAATCTGGTGATCTTTTTGcacattttcttccaaaatagGAAACTCCATGTCTCTTTTGGGAAAGATTGAAATTAAGTCAACGTACGAGAGGGGTTCCCTTTGCCTATTCAAGTTCCAGATGCAGTATCTCTGTGCGGGGAAGGTACGTTGTATTGTTTGAGGTTTAAAGAAGAGAGATAAACCTCGATTTTAACACTAAAATACAATATAAGGGCTTTCCGGAGGAAGGCACAATATTTTGACAATTAAGGATGGAACTTTGATCAAAGATACCGAATCAGGGCATATCCGGATACGGAATGCACTGTCCGCAAGAAGGAATAACCCAGGAACGgtggaaaacaaagacaGGTACTCTCGGGTAACGGAAGGTGCTGTCAAACATGACAGGTCGCACACCACGAACATCGGCGGGCGCGTCctagaaaaagaaatgCAGGTTTTTTATAAAACTTTGACGtcgaaaagaacaacaagtcTCGAACACTTCGCTTGCTACTCTTCTGTACATTTCAGCCTAAAAGATACATACGATTAATTTATATATGATGTAGTAACTGTAAAagctaaagcaggttgtgattgagaaaagtgtgtaaggactctgatattgtgtatttacgccgtatacgtaagatatgtagttatatcagttgtgcttcCTTGTCTAAAACTGGTTCCCTTCTcgggtcctggatttagagacggtcttgaaagatgtcggtgcagcTACCTTGGGGTTCATATATGTTCCTGATAACGGGCCATtcgcatgtctcgagttcgtatactcacatgtcgggtttataatagttcacagtactgtatttgAGAGGGTAATGGGTCATaagtccattcccaaagaaagttcccaatttatcctcacaaaATATTTGGCGCTAAGCTTATTGAAAATCGGGAAGCACCCCCACATATCTCTTGGAAGATGGAAAAGTTGTTAGGAACAGTTTTACTGGCTATCGATATCTGGTCGTTCAAGTAACATATTTTACACACCTGCACGTAGCTCCATGGCAATaaaacaaagaggagaCCATATGTGAAAACACATCTACTTGTTGCATTACCAATCAGCATTGACccattcaaaaacatcaCGACGGTTAATTCACACTACTTCTTGCATTCACAGCCATTATTATATGCGCCCGGTCGATACGTTACGGATCTTTCCGGTACCTTCTTACAAGTTAAACGGACATTTTTATGAGTCCGCCCGGGGACCCTTCTCACCACAAAAAACAATCATAGGAGATTGTTTTCCCCGGCATTATCTAATCCATTTTGGTGGCTGTTTCCTTTGCCCCCATTTGCAATGGTGCAACGCGCCAAGCACGGCTGATTCCACATTAATGTAATTTATGCTTTAAACGTTGGTTTACATAGTAATTGCTTTAAACGTTGGTTAGACGATTTTATTAGGTTACGCCAAGTTGCTTATTAAGGGATGGcctttttttgaaggttttTCTGCAGGGTTTTCTGGGGCTCGAAGACAAGATGAGCACGTGGCTGCTCTCTGCAGACCGTGGGCTTGGACATCTCTCTTGGGCGCTGGCTGGGAACGTTTTGCTTCACTCTCCAACTGGCACGATGCTGGCTTTCTGTACCGGTCACGTGCTGACAGTGGAGTTTGGGCACCGCCATGCCGTTTGTTTCTGCGACTGTCGATAAGTAACATTTATTCAATTACTTAGTGACAGTATACTCTGAACTGTAGTTTCCAGCTACTGTGGGAGATCAAGAGTAAAGCCGGATATTTCAGGCGTGTTCTGTTATTTTAGTGGGGAAAGAGTGTCTTGTAAGTAGCTATGTGCCTGCGCTTCTGCGCTGGAGGACTGTGTAAAATGGGCACCTTCTCCAGGTCACCGTGATATGCGCTGAGTTAAACTATACCACAACGATCCGGACATTCTCCCATAGAAATTCTAGTTGCCTGGCCATTACGTAGACCCGTAACACGGAGCTGATACAGCCACAGCGTTTCGCGCCATGCTGAGGCCAGCGACTGCACTGTAAAGTTTTAAGAAACTTCTCTTGCTTAATTTCCGATTCACTAAGAGACATGCTAGATATTGCGTTAGCGAACAACGTTCACTCTATTGACCAAGTATCTACAAATATTGCGTAGTCTTCTAGAAGGTAGAGTATATATTACATAAGTACACTAATTGTACATTACTAAAGCGTCggtttctttttatattttccCGGTGAGAACTTTTCACTTGACAAACTCACGCGGGCACCTCCGCTTACATTTTTTCTAACATTCCCCCACGTACTAACAAATAGCTCGTGAAAGTTTCAGCATAGTAATGCAACTTCTCGATATTCAGACGAACGCACTGTTAAGCAAATGTTCAgacgaaagaaaaagggaaGCGCGTCATAGTTAATCGAGTAAAGGATCTGTTCAGACGAAAATGAAggttcagaagtttcttcagacggaggttcagacgaaaatcgaaggttcagaagtttcttcagacggaggttcagacgaaaatcgaaggttcagaagtttcttcagacggaggttcagacgaaaatcgaaggttcagaagtttcttcagacggaggttcagacgaaaatcGAAGGTTCAGAAGTACTGGTCTCAGACGGGATTCATGATTACAAAGCGATAGGACTTATTAGCAAAGCTGTATCGGCTTCTGTAAACAGAGCTATGTAGTGTACATAATAGTCTCTAGagatctctttgaatatatctTATCGCTGAAAAATATTGTTGTGAAAGCTTCCCCTTTTCAGGTGAGACAAA
Coding sequences within it:
- the KNAG0L02480 gene encoding uncharacterized protein, producing the protein MKSFCITVIITLLQLISTVLGISLYGDNVDRLWSRELETICPVATVQHGCPHLDFEHFYETENINPKFSLDLTDVRWLPNQKLYQVTIRAYITNGEKIDLKYLWSLKAIGLSMGTHQIYGFNEGVLPEGFDPSDFTTTFLIRGRPDYEECIVWLDYFQLQFEFLDGHTGQYRSDWYREGFGNSHFDLSVGCHNSNNYGQSKVGLPNYYWPLECGDADCHNTVKTSSLPPETSSHPLPPSSSSMHATFRTTMDPAFTSLATSSSTFETTSHPPPPASSNVVVSLETSNEPVSTWSTDKIADTTSSRHIIPSPIYYSSVKPAESEDRESFTARPSPVTSSLIESPTFTLPIPATASQRTQITPGIILSETTDLKFEITPHPVTTVTPVEESGTTGYTRGEMSTHNVYTFAGIANSVNPAILGSIFLNLLLVVL